GTTCTCGGTATTGATGAATGCGAATGTATTTTACATAACGTTAAACCCATCCCATTTCAAGGCGATTTCTGCATCGAGCGCTGCTTTTTTGCTTTTTCCATCGAGTGGTGGAACGATTGAAATATACCGACGTCATTCAATCGGTTCATATCATGATATTTTATCGTAAAAGGGCACTATTTAACGCACGTCATGAGTGGCGAATAGACACTTTATCAGAAACATGCACGCTTTTGCGTGTGTATTCGCCGAAGGTGAAAGATGGCTTTCATGCATCCCAGCATCCCAGCATCCGGCTTTGCCGGATTAGGGGCTATTTGAATATAAGATTTGGTTGCCAAATGGCTTCTTGTTCGAAAAACCGGTCGGTCTCGGCTATATATTTTTCAGCGGATCTTAGCATTTTGATCCGTTTAAACAGCTTGTGGCCGTTGCTGAATGAGAAGGCGAAATATTGCCAGTAGCCTTTCATGCGGTTTACAAGATGCGCAGGGCCGCTGAATTCCTCGCGATAGGCGGTAAACAGATCATCATGAAATTTTTTAAATCGTTCCACCGGCCGGGTGATTTCTTCATTCCCGGATTGAAGCACCGCCGGCAAAAACGGGTTGCACAACGGCCCTCTGCCGATCATCCAGCGGGAAATGGCCGGAAACCTGGCGCACAATCGGTAAAAGGATGGCAAGTCAAAAATATCGCCGTTGTATACCACGGGCGCATTCAGCCGCGGCAGGCAGGCGGCAAAGGCATCCAGATCCGCAGCGCCGGTGTACATCTGCACGCCCGTACGCGGGTGAATAATGATTTCCGAAAGCGGATAGCGGTTCAAGATGGGGATTAACTGCAAAATTTCACTGGTTTTTTCTCGTCCCAGCCGCAGTTTGATGGAGAGCCGGGCCCGCATTTCGGCAAGAACTTTATCCAAAAAAGCATCAATTCTTTCGGGGTGGGGCAGCAGTCCGGAGCCCCGGTTTTTCTTGGCGACCATGGGAAACGGGCATCCCAGGTTCCAGTTGACGGTCGTGTAGCCGTAATCAAAAAAAACACCGGCCAGTTCGATGAACCCTTTCGGATCGTTGCTGAGAATCTGCGGAATAACCGGCATGCCGTGATTGTTTTCCGGCAGGATATCCCGAATATGGGCGGTATTGATCTGCTTCTGTGACAACGTGGGGATAAACGGGGCGATGGCGGCATTCACCCCGTCAAAATGCTTTATATAAAGGTTTCTGTATAATGCGGTGGTAAAGCCCCTCATGGGCGCCAGGTACAAAAATGCCGGCATATGCCTCATCCCGTGGTTAATTTTTTGATATGCGCCTTAAAAAAAGTCAAGATTTCGTCGACCTTTGAACGATGCTCTCGATTTTCGCCCCGGCCATATCATGAATCGATCAACAATGCCATGATCATAACGAGCCAATGCCTTTTGTCATTCCCTGAGTTTCCGGTTTATATGCCGTCGTTCATCATCACCGGGCTTGACGGTACCGGGTTGAGACGCTAATGTTGGCTACCAAACAGGAAATATTAATAATATATGGAGGCGAGAGGTCCCATGGGTTCTTTAAAAGAGCTGATAACCGGCAATCTGATACATAGCCGATCCATTGATATGAAAAGCTACGCCCTGGATGAGGACACGGTTCTGGTCGAAGGGTGGTTGCGGGATGACCGGTTTGAAAAAATATATAATACGACCGGAGAAGAAATGGATAAAGGACCGGTTCATTATCTTACCATTCGGCTTAAGGTGGGTGGCTCGCCCCCGGCCATTCTCGATGCAGAGGCAGAAATGCCGCATGTCCCCCTTGAATTTTGCCGCACTGTCCTTGATTCTATTCCAAAGGTCATCGGGATGAATATTCAGGCCGGATTTGTGAAAAAGGTGAGAGCACTCATGGGCGGTGTGAAAGGATGTTCCCACCTGACGCACCTTCTCACGGTCATGAGCCAGGCCGCACTGCATGGGTATATTACCAACAAGTGGCGCAAAAAGCGCCCCGTTGCAAACTCGATCGACGACGTCGAGAACATCGAGTTCCTGGTTGGAAGCTGCCGGGCCTGGACACAAGACGGCCCCAAGCTAGAAGCATTAAAAGCGGCCATCGCGCGCCGGTAAGTATTCGACCGGTCTACAGTTTACCGATAAAGCGGTCTGGCTTTTTATAATGGATTGCGTTATCCTTTTTTAAAAATGGGCAGCCTCTTTTTGTTTTTTTTTGAAGCGGTCACGATCATGTTAACATTTATGTGAGGTAAACGATGGAAACAGTTGAAAAGCGCCAGAGAGAAATCACATTCAGATTCCTGGCGCAACCGACCGACATCAACTTTGGCGGTAAGGTCCATGGGGGCGCTGTGATGAAGTGGATTGACCAGACCGCCTATGCTTGTGCAGTCAGCTGGAGCGGCGAGTATTGCGTTACGGTCTATGTCGGAGGCACTCGCTTTTATCGGCCGATCCACATTGGGAATCTGGTCGAAGTCCGGGCCAAACTGATTTATACGGGCCGGACCAGTATGCATGTTTCGGTAGATGTATCGGCCTGTGATATGAAGAATGGCCAGTTCGGAAAAACCACCCGTTGCATCATTATCCTGGTTGCCGTGGATGAAAACATCAAACCCGTTCCAGTCAAGCCATGGGTGCCGGTCACGGAAGAAGATGTGAAACTCGAGAAGTTTGCAAAGAAGCTGATGAAGCTGCGAGAGGGAATTGAAGCGGAAGTGAGCAGCTTCAATTAATATTGTTATTTATTGTGAAGGTATGTCTTGCGCACATTGTAATGCCCCGGTCCGGCGCGCTGAAAACAACAATATGGAATTGATATGTTGAAAATTCGAGCGATGATAGCCTGGCCGCTGATCCTTTGCATCTGTGTGATGCGGGCCACGATAGCTTCAGCTGGGGCGGAAATCGAAAGCCTTCCGGACACGATCGTTAAAATTAAACCGGCCATTGTCGGAATAGGGACCTATGAAAAGCGCCGTCGACCGCCCGCTATCCTGTTCGGCACCGGGTTTGCCGTGACGGACGGCCGCCATGTGGTCACCAACGCGCATGTGATTCCCGAAAAAATAGATGAGAAACGCAAAGAATTCCTCGGGGTTTTTTCGAGTCGTGGCGGAAAATTGTCCATTTTCCCCGCCAAGGAAGTTCGCATGGACAAGGAACATGATCTTTGCCTGCTTGTTTTTGAGGGGCAGGCGTTGGCGGCGTTGGAACTTGGGGATGACACCCGAGTGCGGGAAGGTGATCTCTATGCCTTTACCGGGTTCCCGCTCGGTGTGATTTTGGGTCTTAACGCTGCCACGCATCGCGGGATTATCTCTGCCATCACACCCATCGCCATTCCATCCAATGCGATTCGGCCGCTGGATAAGGCCCTGGTCAACCGATTGCAGGCGCCCTACCCGGTGTTCCAGCTGGATGCCACCGCCTATCCGGGCAATAGCGGCAGTCCCCTCTATGACGTTAAAACCGGCCGGGTTATCGGGATCATCAATAAGGTTTTTGTAAAGGAATCCAAGGAACACGGCATTTCCAACCCGAGCGGCATCACCTATGCGATTCCTGTGTGTCATGTCAAAAAACTGCTTCAAGACAGCTTCGGCAGCCGACCGTAGCCAGTTCAATCGCTATTTTCTCTCCCACCCAAGCGCCGGGTTTTAAAGTTCCGGGAATTAAGATAAGAACTTGCTTTTTATAAAGAAAAATATTGGCGATGGCAATAGTAAATCGGGCTGAAGCCCCCTTAATCCTGCTACACGCTAATTTGAAAAATGCTTGGTTCCAATAGTCATAAGTGTGAACGCAGCGGCCGCCCGTGAATCGGGCGGAGGCCTAAAATTAGCTTTCCGCCGCGACCATGTTCTCAATTGAGTTAAAATAAGCTATACATGCCGTCCGAAATATTGGGGGGAACCATAATCGCTCAAAGCTCACGAGCGAATACCGATTGACATCCTTTCATTTGGCCGGTATGTAACCTTTCATTTGGCCGAATACTTGGTTTTCGAATGGACGCAATGGCTGAGCCCATCCTATACCCGCGATTTGCGCGCAGGCGCTTGGAGGAGGCGTTGGAGGACACCCCCGTGGTGTTAGTCCACGGGCCGCGCCAGTGCGGCAAAACTACCCTTGCCCGTATGGTCGGTGATGCGGCAGGCTATGAATACGTCACCTTTGACGACAATGTTCAACTGGCTGCAGCCCAGACCGATCCGGTGGGGTTTATAGCCGATCTGACGGATAGAACCGTCCTGGACGAAGTCCAGCGTGTTCCGGCCCTATTTCTTGCATTGAAATCGGCTGTTGACCGGGACCGCCGGCCGGGACGCTTTATTTTGACCGGTTCGGCCAATGTGTTGCTGGTTCCTAAATTGGCGGATTCACTGGCAGGGCGCATGGAGATCTTGCGGTTGCACCCGCTGGCCCAAGATGAACTTGCTGGTAAGGCGTCTCGTTTTATGGATGCGCTGTTTACCGCTCAGTTTCGAAACAGTCGTTTTGAGCGCCTTGGACCGGTGCTGGCCGGACGGATTGCCACAGGCGGCTACCCTCCAGCGCTTCTGCGTTCCACGCCGAAACGATGCGCGGCTTGGTACCGTGACTATATCGAAACGCTGGTGCAGCGGGATGTGCGTGATCTGTCCCGTATCAGTGCTTTAGGCTCACTTCCACGGCTGCTTCAGCTTGCCGCCGGGCAAACCGCCCGATTGGTCAATGTGGCCGAAATGGCGTCAGCGTTTCAATTGAGCCGGCCGACCATTCGTGACTACGTGGTGCTGCTGGAAAGAATTTTTCTCTTGGAACATTTGCCGCCATGGCATAGCAACCGGCTGAGTCGTCTCATCAAGACGCCCAAATTGCATCTTACCGATAGCGGTCTTGCCTCGGCTTTACTCGGTGTGGATGCCCCGGAACTCATCAAAGATCGCGCCATGTTGGGCCAGCTTCTGGAGACATTTGTCTTTCAGGAACTCAAGAGACAAGCGAGTTGGAACGATAAGCCGGTTCAATTCTACCATTTCAGGGATAAGGACGGTGTGGAGGTGGATATTGTGCTGGAGCAAGCTGGCGCAGTGGCAGGTGTTGAAATAAAGGCCGCCGCTACGATAATGGAAAGGGATTTTCGAGGATTGAAAAAACTTCGGGAAACGACTGGGGAACAATTTGCTGCCGGGGTTGTGCTGTATGATGGGCAGAGCGTTGCCGGCTTCGGCGAAAACTTGTATGCCGTCCCGATTCGTGCGCTTTGGGAAACGACATAAGGGCTATCAGGTGGTCTCCGAGAAGATTTATCTGGTTGTGTGCTGGAGGCCGAACGCCGCGGCCGCCCGTGAGCCAAGCGGAGGCCTAAAAATGGACTTTGGCCTTCTGGCTTAAAAGTCAAAATAAAGAAACTCCTTGGGAATCGAAGAGTTCAGATACAGCAAGGCCATTAGAATGGTGGCGGTCAGACGCAGCGCCGCCCAAGCGCCGGGTTTTAAAGTCCCGGGAATCGAATTGGTGTTTTTACCCAAAAACACGGTCAGAATGGATATGCTCGCGATAATGA
This Desulfobacterales bacterium DNA region includes the following protein-coding sequences:
- a CDS encoding tRNA-dihydrouridine synthase family protein — translated: MPAFLYLAPMRGFTTALYRNLYIKHFDGVNAAIAPFIPTLSQKQINTAHIRDILPENNHGMPVIPQILSNDPKGFIELAGVFFDYGYTTVNWNLGCPFPMVAKKNRGSGLLPHPERIDAFLDKVLAEMRARLSIKLRLGREKTSEILQLIPILNRYPLSEIIIHPRTGVQMYTGAADLDAFAACLPRLNAPVVYNGDIFDLPSFYRLCARFPAISRWMIGRGPLCNPFLPAVLQSGNEEITRPVERFKKFHDDLFTAYREEFSGPAHLVNRMKGYWQYFAFSFSNGHKLFKRIKMLRSAEKYIAETDRFFEQEAIWQPNLIFK
- a CDS encoding DUF2889 domain-containing protein — translated: MGSLKELITGNLIHSRSIDMKSYALDEDTVLVEGWLRDDRFEKIYNTTGEEMDKGPVHYLTIRLKVGGSPPAILDAEAEMPHVPLEFCRTVLDSIPKVIGMNIQAGFVKKVRALMGGVKGCSHLTHLLTVMSQAALHGYITNKWRKKRPVANSIDDVENIEFLVGSCRAWTQDGPKLEALKAAIARR
- a CDS encoding acyl-CoA thioesterase, with protein sequence METVEKRQREITFRFLAQPTDINFGGKVHGGAVMKWIDQTAYACAVSWSGEYCVTVYVGGTRFYRPIHIGNLVEVRAKLIYTGRTSMHVSVDVSACDMKNGQFGKTTRCIIILVAVDENIKPVPVKPWVPVTEEDVKLEKFAKKLMKLREGIEAEVSSFN
- a CDS encoding serine protease; the protein is MLKIRAMIAWPLILCICVMRATIASAGAEIESLPDTIVKIKPAIVGIGTYEKRRRPPAILFGTGFAVTDGRHVVTNAHVIPEKIDEKRKEFLGVFSSRGGKLSIFPAKEVRMDKEHDLCLLVFEGQALAALELGDDTRVREGDLYAFTGFPLGVILGLNAATHRGIISAITPIAIPSNAIRPLDKALVNRLQAPYPVFQLDATAYPGNSGSPLYDVKTGRVIGIINKVFVKESKEHGISNPSGITYAIPVCHVKKLLQDSFGSRP
- a CDS encoding ATP-binding protein; amino-acid sequence: MAEPILYPRFARRRLEEALEDTPVVLVHGPRQCGKTTLARMVGDAAGYEYVTFDDNVQLAAAQTDPVGFIADLTDRTVLDEVQRVPALFLALKSAVDRDRRPGRFILTGSANVLLVPKLADSLAGRMEILRLHPLAQDELAGKASRFMDALFTAQFRNSRFERLGPVLAGRIATGGYPPALLRSTPKRCAAWYRDYIETLVQRDVRDLSRISALGSLPRLLQLAAGQTARLVNVAEMASAFQLSRPTIRDYVVLLERIFLLEHLPPWHSNRLSRLIKTPKLHLTDSGLASALLGVDAPELIKDRAMLGQLLETFVFQELKRQASWNDKPVQFYHFRDKDGVEVDIVLEQAGAVAGVEIKAAATIMERDFRGLKKLRETTGEQFAAGVVLYDGQSVAGFGENLYAVPIRALWETT